A single region of the Thermoanaerobaculum aquaticum genome encodes:
- a CDS encoding N(4)-(beta-N-acetylglucosaminyl)-L-asparaginase — translation MSQARGLTRREALAAIPALAAAQAVKPVASPQPLPVAVASSNGLQAVAEAVKRMEQGLPPVEAAVAGVSLVEADPNDVTVGYGGLPNEEGVVQLDAAVMDGTTMRAGAVAALEGIKHPSQVALTVMRRTTRVLLVGEGAKKFALAHGFKEEKLLTERARKIWLYWKENAAPGDDWLPDPKELEDPDLRWFVEKFGDAYFRPQGTIHLSAVDGQGRVGCCTTTSGLFFKLPGRVGDSPLVGCGLYCDGELGSAGATGHGESNIIVVGAHTVVEFMRQGKSPEEACLATLQRVVRNTREAYLKDAQGRPKNNLTLYAVNLRGEVGGASIWSGAQFAVCRAGQAPELRPCAYLFERPRRTT, via the coding sequence ATGAGCCAAGCCCGAGGCTTAACCCGCAGAGAAGCGTTGGCAGCCATTCCGGCGCTGGCAGCGGCGCAGGCGGTCAAACCTGTAGCTTCTCCGCAGCCGCTACCGGTGGCGGTGGCTTCCAGCAACGGCTTGCAGGCGGTGGCGGAAGCCGTCAAGCGCATGGAGCAGGGTCTTCCCCCGGTGGAAGCGGCGGTGGCCGGGGTGAGCCTGGTGGAGGCCGATCCCAACGACGTGACCGTGGGTTATGGCGGCCTGCCCAACGAAGAAGGGGTGGTGCAGTTGGACGCCGCGGTGATGGACGGCACCACCATGCGCGCCGGTGCGGTGGCGGCGCTGGAGGGCATCAAGCATCCCTCCCAGGTGGCGCTTACGGTCATGCGCCGCACCACGCGGGTGCTGCTGGTGGGGGAAGGGGCCAAGAAGTTTGCCTTGGCGCACGGTTTTAAAGAGGAAAAGCTCCTCACCGAAAGGGCCCGCAAGATTTGGCTTTACTGGAAGGAAAACGCCGCGCCCGGCGATGATTGGCTTCCCGACCCCAAGGAGCTGGAGGACCCCGACCTTCGCTGGTTCGTGGAAAAGTTTGGGGATGCCTACTTCCGTCCCCAGGGCACCATTCACCTTTCGGCGGTGGATGGGCAAGGGCGGGTGGGGTGCTGCACCACCACCTCAGGCTTGTTTTTCAAGCTCCCCGGCCGGGTGGGGGACTCACCGCTCGTGGGCTGTGGGCTTTACTGCGACGGGGAGCTGGGTTCCGCCGGTGCCACCGGGCATGGGGAGTCCAACATCATCGTGGTGGGCGCCCACACGGTGGTGGAGTTCATGCGGCAGGGGAAAAGCCCGGAAGAGGCCTGTCTGGCCACCCTGCAGCGGGTGGTGCGCAACACCCGGGAGGCCTACCTCAAGGATGCCCAGGGAAGGCCCAAGAACAACCTCACGCTTTACGCCGTGAACCTGCGGGGTGAGGTGGGAGGGGCAAGCATTTGGTCTGGCGCGCAGTTTGCGGTGTGCCGGGCCGGTCAAGCCCCGGAACTGCGCCCCTGTGCTTACCTTTTTGAGCGGCCGCGGCGGACGACTTAG
- a CDS encoding amidohydrolase, protein MRAGFWVFMLLLTTACGSPPPVDRLLVGGTVHLPEGARRVEIAVKDGKIVALVPPSQARSWQKKAKEVVNLAGAHVYPGFTESHGHLTGFGLALETVDLTGSPSFQEVVRRLSAKAADLPRGSWVLARGWDQNLWPEKSFPHHRELSQALPEHPVLARRVDGHAILVNQKALELAGISAATPDPPGGQILRDEKGQPTGVLVDAATDLVERILPAPSPEDLARRQLKAAEKLAALGFTAFHDAGTGSSELASLRKLAQSGKLPIRVYVMLDGSNPELLAQEFARGIQRDERGMLTVRAVKLYADGALGSRGAWLSQPYSDAPGHVGLAVTPVAKLKEIVARIAAAGFQPCIHAIGDEAVHQVLNVYQEVLAAKTASLRPRIEHAQIVRPEDVPRFAQLGVIASVQPTHCTSDMPWAPSRLGPERILWAYRWRSLLSAGARLCLGSDVPVENPDPRLGLWAAMTRKTPQNQPEEGWNPEERLSPAEAIAGFTEWAAYAAFEEEKRGQIAPGFFADLTIFDRALEEDAVLSARLLRTVVGGADVFVARGGP, encoded by the coding sequence GTGCGAGCTGGTTTTTGGGTGTTTATGCTGCTTTTAACAACTGCCTGCGGAAGTCCCCCTCCGGTGGACCGTTTGCTGGTAGGTGGCACCGTGCACCTTCCCGAAGGGGCCCGGCGCGTGGAGATAGCCGTCAAGGACGGCAAGATCGTGGCCCTGGTGCCGCCAAGCCAGGCCCGGTCCTGGCAAAAGAAGGCCAAGGAGGTGGTCAACCTCGCCGGAGCCCACGTGTACCCGGGTTTTACCGAAAGCCACGGCCACCTCACCGGCTTTGGCTTGGCCCTGGAAACCGTGGATCTCACGGGCAGCCCGAGCTTTCAGGAGGTGGTGCGGCGCCTTTCGGCAAAAGCCGCTGACCTTCCCCGGGGGAGCTGGGTCCTGGCCCGGGGTTGGGACCAGAACCTCTGGCCGGAAAAGAGCTTCCCCCACCACCGGGAGCTTTCCCAGGCGCTGCCTGAGCATCCGGTGCTGGCCCGGAGGGTGGACGGCCACGCCATCCTGGTGAACCAGAAAGCCCTGGAGCTGGCCGGTATCAGCGCCGCCACCCCGGACCCGCCAGGGGGGCAAATCCTTCGGGATGAAAAAGGCCAACCCACCGGCGTGCTGGTGGATGCCGCCACCGATCTGGTGGAAAGGATCCTCCCCGCGCCCAGCCCGGAAGACCTCGCCCGCCGGCAGCTCAAGGCCGCAGAGAAGCTCGCCGCTTTAGGTTTTACCGCCTTCCACGACGCCGGAACCGGAAGCAGCGAGCTTGCCTCCTTACGGAAGCTCGCCCAGAGCGGGAAGCTTCCCATCCGCGTGTACGTCATGCTGGACGGCAGCAACCCGGAGCTTCTCGCCCAGGAGTTTGCCAGGGGCATCCAGCGGGACGAAAGGGGCATGCTCACCGTTCGGGCGGTGAAGCTTTACGCCGACGGGGCTTTGGGCTCCCGCGGGGCGTGGCTTTCCCAACCCTATAGCGACGCCCCGGGGCACGTGGGCCTGGCGGTGACGCCGGTGGCCAAGCTCAAGGAGATCGTGGCGCGCATTGCGGCGGCCGGTTTTCAGCCCTGCATCCACGCCATTGGTGATGAAGCGGTGCACCAGGTTTTGAACGTGTACCAGGAGGTTTTGGCCGCTAAAACCGCCTCCCTGCGCCCCAGAATCGAACACGCTCAAATCGTGCGGCCGGAGGACGTCCCACGCTTTGCCCAGCTGGGGGTCATTGCTTCGGTGCAGCCCACCCACTGCACCTCGGACATGCCCTGGGCTCCCTCCCGCCTGGGACCCGAACGCATCCTCTGGGCCTACCGCTGGCGTTCCCTGCTTTCGGCAGGGGCTCGCCTGTGTTTGGGCTCCGACGTTCCCGTGGAAAACCCCGATCCCCGCTTGGGGCTCTGGGCGGCCATGACCCGCAAAACCCCGCAAAACCAGCCCGAGGAAGGTTGGAACCCGGAAGAGCGGCTCTCGCCGGCGGAAGCCATTGCCGGCTTCACCGAGTGGGCGGCTTACGCGGCTTTTGAGGAAGAAAAGCGGGGGCAAATTGCCCCCGGGTTTTTCGCGGACCTCACGATTTTTGATCGGGCCTTGGAGGAGGATGCGGTGCTTTCGGCCCGCCTGCTGCGCACGGTGGTGGGTGGGGCCGACGTTTTCGTGGCCAGAGGTGGGCCGTGA
- a CDS encoding protein-L-isoaspartate(D-aspartate) O-methyltransferase, which translates to MWVIWPLALLGIFGSCGNDGKKPQDDARWAAVRAAMVQTQIAARGVKDERVLSALREVPRHLFVPEEFRDQAYEDHPLPIGEGQTISQPYIVGLMTELLQVKPGDKVLEVGTGSGYQAAVLAAMGCQVFTIEIRPTLAAQAAERLKRLGYANVQVRVGDGYRGWPEEAPFAGIIVTAAPEKIPQPLLQQLAVGGRLVIPVGSFYQQLKVITREAEGYSEKDVIPVRFVPMAGEVERTP; encoded by the coding sequence ATGTGGGTGATTTGGCCTTTGGCGCTTTTGGGCATCTTTGGCAGCTGCGGCAACGACGGCAAGAAGCCCCAGGACGATGCCCGATGGGCGGCGGTGCGGGCGGCCATGGTGCAAACGCAAATTGCCGCCCGCGGGGTGAAGGACGAGCGTGTGCTTTCGGCCCTCCGGGAGGTGCCCCGCCACCTCTTCGTTCCCGAGGAGTTCCGCGACCAGGCCTACGAGGATCACCCGCTGCCCATTGGCGAAGGGCAAACCATCTCGCAGCCCTACATCGTGGGGCTCATGACCGAGCTGCTGCAGGTCAAACCGGGAGACAAGGTGCTGGAAGTGGGCACCGGCTCCGGCTACCAAGCGGCGGTGCTTGCCGCCATGGGCTGCCAGGTGTTTACCATCGAAATTCGCCCCACCCTGGCTGCGCAGGCGGCGGAAAGGCTCAAGCGCCTGGGTTACGCCAACGTGCAGGTGCGGGTGGGGGACGGGTACCGGGGCTGGCCGGAGGAAGCGCCTTTTGCCGGAATTATCGTCACCGCCGCTCCGGAAAAGATCCCGCAGCCGTTGCTCCAGCAGCTGGCGGTGGGGGGGCGGCTGGTGATCCCCGTGGGCTCCTTTTACCAGCAGCTCAAGGTCATTACCCGTGAAGCCGAGGGGTACAGCGAAAAGGACGTGATTCCCGTTCGCTTTGTGCCCATGGCTGGGGAGGTGGAGCGCACCCCGTGA
- a CDS encoding FHA domain-containing protein, translated as MLRLAITLPDGSTAERAFLTGPVTVGRAEDVTLSLKDLSLSRRHALFEPGPHGWTVQDLGSRNGTFVNGHRLTGPQALRMGDALQLGQVRIQVLECGAPAEVSDREIGETTLLKPVAKVLKDSGVDALPVTAEASKETLHRYAERLSLLAKVHEALASQVTEEGLLTLVLDQIFDQLHPDQAAIFLKGEDGSFACAASRCQKDCYDKLLLSRSLVREVVDKKAAALVVDAFTDARFQQAMSLRAVGVRSILAVPLLTEDVALGLLVCASRLAVRSFTQEDLEFVVPLASVAAMRLRNLRLALEAAEKKRLEQELALARRIQVGLFREEIP; from the coding sequence ATGCTTAGGCTCGCCATCACCCTTCCCGACGGTTCCACCGCTGAGCGTGCGTTCCTCACCGGCCCGGTCACCGTGGGGCGGGCGGAGGACGTCACGCTTTCCCTCAAAGACCTTTCGCTTTCCCGCCGCCACGCCCTCTTTGAACCGGGGCCCCACGGCTGGACCGTCCAGGATTTGGGCTCCCGCAACGGCACCTTCGTTAACGGTCACCGTCTCACAGGGCCCCAAGCCCTCCGGATGGGCGACGCCCTGCAGCTGGGTCAGGTGCGCATCCAGGTGCTGGAGTGCGGCGCGCCGGCGGAGGTTTCCGACCGGGAAATAGGCGAAACCACGCTTCTAAAGCCTGTAGCCAAAGTGCTCAAGGACAGCGGCGTGGACGCCTTGCCGGTCACCGCTGAAGCTTCCAAGGAGACGCTGCACCGGTACGCCGAAAGGCTGTCGCTTTTGGCCAAGGTGCATGAGGCCCTGGCCTCGCAGGTCACGGAAGAGGGGCTTTTGACGCTGGTTTTGGACCAGATTTTCGACCAACTCCACCCCGACCAGGCCGCCATTTTCCTCAAAGGGGAGGACGGCTCCTTTGCGTGCGCCGCCAGCCGCTGCCAAAAGGACTGCTACGACAAGCTTTTGCTTTCCCGCTCGCTGGTAAGGGAGGTGGTGGACAAAAAAGCCGCAGCGCTGGTGGTGGATGCCTTCACCGACGCCCGCTTCCAGCAGGCCATGAGCTTGCGTGCAGTGGGGGTGCGCAGTATTCTGGCCGTTCCCCTGCTCACCGAGGACGTGGCTCTGGGGCTTTTAGTGTGCGCCTCCCGCCTGGCGGTGCGCAGCTTCACCCAGGAGGACTTGGAGTTTGTGGTGCCCCTGGCTTCGGTGGCAGCCATGCGCCTGCGCAACCTGCGTCTGGCCCTGGAGGCTGCGGAAAAGAAACGCCTGGAGCAAGAGCTGGCGCTGGCCCGGCGCATTCAGGTGGGGCTGTTCCGGGAGGAAATCCCCTAG
- a CDS encoding PP2C family protein-serine/threonine phosphatase, giving the protein MPSRVVSGDFYQLLSSDNGCTALVADVSGKGIGAALLAASLEALFAGPLHLNLPPSEVCNRVSQLFYARTDASKFATAFLAQLDAASGVVTYCNAGHCPAVLVTAPGEVKALTSTGPPLGMFADQQYSQEQVALQPGDTLVLYSDGVTETTDAHGEEFGLERFSELLRSYRTLPLEDLWEQVEQELSTYSQSPTPGDDRTLVFIRRETKPA; this is encoded by the coding sequence GTGCCTTCCCGGGTGGTTTCCGGGGACTTTTACCAGCTTTTAAGCTCGGACAACGGCTGTACAGCGCTGGTGGCTGACGTGTCGGGCAAAGGCATTGGCGCCGCGCTGCTGGCGGCCTCCCTGGAAGCCCTCTTCGCCGGCCCCTTGCACCTCAACCTCCCGCCCTCCGAAGTGTGCAACCGGGTATCGCAGCTTTTTTACGCCCGCACCGATGCCAGCAAGTTTGCCACTGCTTTTTTGGCGCAGCTGGACGCTGCTTCCGGGGTGGTGACCTATTGCAACGCCGGCCACTGCCCGGCGGTGCTGGTGACCGCGCCAGGGGAGGTCAAAGCCTTAACGTCCACCGGCCCACCCCTGGGGATGTTTGCCGATCAACAGTACAGCCAGGAGCAGGTGGCCCTCCAGCCCGGGGACACGCTGGTGCTTTACAGCGACGGGGTCACGGAAACCACCGACGCCCACGGCGAAGAGTTTGGGCTGGAGCGGTTTTCCGAGCTTCTCCGGTCCTACCGAACCCTGCCTCTGGAAGACCTCTGGGAGCAGGTAGAGCAGGAGCTTTCCACGTACTCCCAAAGCCCCACCCCCGGCGACGACCGCACCCTGGTGTTTATCCGCAGGGAAACCAAGCCGGCGTAA
- a CDS encoding M20/M25/M40 family metallo-hydrolase, whose translation MKKLPFLALLLAAGLAVAADLPSLRRDVYFLASSGLEGRRAGSVGAQVAASYIAQRFAALGLSPAGEEGSFFQPFTFVANVTPGPANALSFSGAVTLQAQPQEFAPVPFSASGEAEGEVVFVGYGISAPEAGYDDYQGVDVKGKVALLLRFSPAGDDPSSPFAPYLPLRRKVSDAVAKGAAAVLIATGPASKESGEPVKVPFDYSFADAGVPVMAIATPLAERLFAGQGFTLRELQERMDSRREPASRPLPVTARIKADLQPERRQTANVLAMLPGTDPVVGHELVVVGAHYDHLGFGGPGSNSLAPDVRAVHNGADDNASGVAALLEIARQLAAHPPRRSVLFVSFGAEELGLLGSSYLLQHFPLPKDWVVAMVNLDMVGRPKKGPALTVGGYGTAKEWAELIPKLNRNHHLKLTTSAGGYGASDHSSFYSAGIPVLFFFTGAHEDYHRPSDDAEKLNYPGFARVVQFATDTVRAVANLPERPTYQKVAQEEGPRRSFKVRTGLIPEYGWEGRGVKVSGVRGGSAAEKAGLQAGDVVIKVGERVVHNIYDYMYALGDHLPGETVPFTVQRGEQTLTLPVTFEAGGGGKS comes from the coding sequence ATGAAAAAGCTTCCGTTTCTTGCGCTTCTTTTGGCCGCAGGCCTTGCGGTTGCTGCGGATCTCCCCAGCCTCCGGAGGGATGTGTACTTCCTGGCTTCCTCCGGGCTAGAGGGGCGGCGGGCGGGAAGCGTGGGGGCGCAGGTGGCCGCCTCCTACATTGCCCAGCGCTTTGCCGCTCTAGGGCTTTCTCCAGCCGGGGAGGAGGGCAGCTTTTTCCAGCCTTTTACCTTTGTGGCCAACGTCACCCCGGGGCCTGCAAACGCCTTGAGCTTTTCCGGGGCCGTGACGCTACAAGCCCAACCCCAGGAGTTTGCCCCTGTGCCCTTTTCCGCATCCGGGGAAGCGGAAGGCGAAGTGGTGTTCGTGGGCTACGGGATTTCCGCGCCGGAGGCCGGCTACGACGACTACCAAGGCGTGGACGTGAAGGGCAAGGTGGCGCTTTTGTTGCGCTTTTCCCCCGCGGGAGACGACCCTTCCTCCCCCTTTGCGCCTTACCTGCCGCTGCGCCGTAAGGTTTCCGACGCGGTGGCCAAAGGTGCGGCTGCGGTGCTCATCGCCACCGGTCCCGCCTCCAAGGAGTCCGGGGAGCCGGTGAAGGTGCCCTTTGATTACTCCTTTGCCGATGCCGGGGTGCCGGTGATGGCCATTGCCACGCCTCTGGCCGAGCGCTTGTTTGCCGGCCAGGGTTTTACCCTGCGGGAGTTGCAGGAGCGCATGGACTCCCGCCGCGAGCCGGCTTCCCGGCCGCTTCCGGTGACCGCCCGCATCAAAGCCGACCTTCAGCCAGAGCGGCGGCAAACGGCCAACGTTTTAGCTATGCTGCCGGGCACCGACCCCGTGGTGGGCCACGAGCTGGTGGTGGTGGGAGCCCATTACGACCACCTGGGCTTTGGTGGCCCGGGAAGCAACTCCCTAGCACCCGACGTGCGCGCTGTGCACAACGGCGCCGATGACAACGCCTCCGGTGTGGCAGCGCTTTTGGAAATTGCCCGCCAGCTGGCCGCTCATCCGCCCAGGCGCTCGGTGCTGTTTGTGTCCTTTGGCGCTGAGGAGCTGGGGCTTTTGGGCTCCTCGTACCTGCTCCAGCACTTCCCCCTGCCCAAGGATTGGGTGGTGGCCATGGTGAACCTGGATATGGTGGGAAGACCAAAGAAAGGTCCAGCCCTTACCGTGGGCGGCTACGGCACCGCCAAGGAATGGGCGGAGCTCATCCCCAAGCTCAACCGCAACCACCACCTCAAGCTCACCACTTCCGCCGGTGGCTACGGCGCTTCCGACCACTCCAGCTTTTACAGCGCCGGCATTCCCGTGCTGTTCTTCTTCACCGGTGCCCACGAGGACTACCACAGGCCCAGCGACGACGCGGAAAAGCTCAACTACCCGGGCTTTGCCAGGGTGGTGCAGTTTGCCACCGACACCGTCCGGGCGGTGGCCAACCTCCCCGAGCGGCCCACTTATCAAAAAGTGGCGCAGGAAGAAGGTCCCCGCCGCAGCTTCAAGGTGCGCACCGGACTTATCCCCGAGTACGGTTGGGAAGGGCGAGGGGTTAAGGTGTCCGGGGTGCGTGGCGGATCGGCGGCGGAAAAGGCCGGCCTGCAAGCGGGGGACGTGGTGATCAAGGTGGGCGAGCGGGTGGTGCACAACATTTACGACTACATGTACGCCCTGGGCGACCACCTTCCCGGCGAAACCGTGCCGTTTACCGTCCAGCGAGGGGAACAAACGCTGACCTTGCCGGTAACTTTCGAAGCCGGGGGCGGAGGCAAGAGCTAA
- the aroC gene encoding chorismate synthase: MLSLITAGESHGPELLAVLSGLPSGLRLSREAIDRELARRQHGFGRGGRQKIEKDQVEVRAGLRNGVTLGSPLVLAIRNRDFENWAKIMDPWETDPAQAARRQVTAPRPGHADLAGAWKFNHREDLRNVLERASARETAARVAAGAVCKQFLANFGVEVRSGVLALGEKVLHPGPPSFELLAQVDDHSPLRTPFPEKEAELVAYVEAVKHQGDTLGGIVGVVARGVPPGLGSYTQWDERLDGQLAQAVMAVQAVKSVVIGAGWEVALGPGSKAHDPIVPGTRGLRRSSNHAGGLEGGVTNGEDIVLRAAMKPISTLREPLPSVDLATLEARPAAYERSDVTAVPALGVILENVVAFVLARAFLAKFGGDHMDDVRASFEAYQKRLAGWGPEAFLTPNC, encoded by the coding sequence ATGCTTTCCCTTATCACCGCCGGGGAGTCCCACGGCCCTGAGCTTTTGGCGGTGCTTTCCGGTTTGCCTTCGGGCTTGCGCCTTTCCCGGGAAGCCATTGACCGGGAGCTGGCCCGCCGCCAGCACGGTTTTGGCCGTGGAGGTCGCCAAAAAATCGAAAAGGACCAGGTGGAGGTGCGGGCCGGCCTCCGCAACGGAGTCACCCTGGGCTCGCCGTTGGTGCTCGCCATCCGCAACCGGGACTTTGAAAACTGGGCGAAGATCATGGACCCTTGGGAAACCGACCCGGCGCAAGCCGCGCGTCGGCAGGTCACTGCCCCGCGGCCGGGGCACGCCGATCTTGCCGGTGCCTGGAAGTTCAACCACCGGGAGGACCTCCGCAACGTCCTGGAGCGGGCCTCGGCGCGGGAAACCGCGGCGCGGGTGGCCGCAGGGGCGGTGTGTAAGCAGTTCTTGGCCAACTTCGGGGTGGAGGTTCGCTCGGGGGTGTTGGCCCTTGGGGAAAAGGTGCTGCACCCAGGGCCCCCTTCCTTTGAGCTTTTGGCCCAGGTGGACGACCACTCCCCCCTGCGCACGCCCTTTCCGGAAAAAGAGGCGGAGCTTGTGGCTTACGTGGAAGCCGTCAAACACCAGGGCGACACCCTGGGCGGCATCGTTGGGGTGGTGGCCCGGGGCGTTCCCCCGGGCTTGGGCTCCTACACCCAGTGGGACGAGCGCTTGGACGGACAGCTGGCGCAAGCCGTCATGGCGGTGCAAGCGGTGAAATCGGTGGTGATCGGAGCGGGTTGGGAGGTGGCGTTGGGGCCGGGTTCCAAAGCCCACGACCCCATCGTGCCCGGCACCCGGGGCCTGCGCCGCAGCTCCAACCACGCCGGTGGTCTGGAGGGGGGAGTCACCAACGGCGAGGACATCGTGCTGCGGGCGGCCATGAAGCCCATTTCCACCCTCCGGGAGCCCCTGCCTTCCGTGGATTTGGCCACGCTGGAAGCAAGACCGGCCGCTTACGAGCGTTCGGACGTGACCGCAGTTCCCGCTTTAGGTGTGATCCTGGAAAACGTGGTGGCCTTTGTGTTGGCGCGGGCGTTCCTCGCCAAGTTTGGTGGAGACCACATGGACGACGTCCGGGCTTCCTTCGAAGCCTACCAAAAGCGGCTGGCCGGCTGGGGCCCGGAAGCTTTTTTGACGCCAAACTGTTAG
- the ispH gene encoding 4-hydroxy-3-methylbut-2-enyl diphosphate reductase, with protein MKIKRAEKYGFCSGVRVADIKVRRFAQSGGKAAILGQVVHNERVVADLEKLGVRTVQRMEEATEPVIVFSAHGVPPSFHQKARELGLEILDTTCKFVYDIHKEAKRALEAGMHLVFIGERRHREVIGYTHDLDPACYHVIQSLEEARAVDWRQFPAIKILYQTTLNAEDFEEVVRYIESQNPNTHRADTICYATKENQDAARKLAQDPEVDLVLVIGGKNSANTRHLFEICQRFKPTYLIQGAENLRPEWFDNVRCVGITAGASTPDYVVAEVEDAIRQLTEAAAVR; from the coding sequence GTGAAGATCAAGCGCGCGGAAAAGTACGGGTTTTGCTCCGGGGTAAGGGTGGCCGACATCAAAGTGCGCCGGTTTGCCCAAAGCGGCGGAAAAGCCGCCATCCTCGGTCAAGTGGTCCACAACGAGCGGGTGGTCGCGGACCTCGAAAAGCTGGGCGTTCGCACCGTGCAGCGTATGGAGGAGGCCACCGAGCCGGTCATTGTGTTTTCCGCCCACGGAGTGCCGCCTTCCTTCCATCAAAAGGCCCGGGAGCTGGGCCTGGAAATCCTGGACACCACCTGCAAGTTCGTGTACGACATCCATAAAGAAGCCAAGCGCGCCCTGGAAGCCGGCATGCATTTGGTTTTTATCGGGGAACGTCGCCACCGGGAGGTCATTGGTTACACCCACGACCTGGACCCCGCCTGCTACCACGTGATTCAAAGCCTGGAGGAAGCCCGGGCCGTGGACTGGCGCCAGTTTCCGGCTATCAAGATCCTGTACCAGACCACCCTCAACGCCGAAGACTTCGAAGAGGTGGTGCGGTACATCGAAAGCCAAAACCCCAACACCCACCGGGCCGACACCATTTGCTACGCCACCAAGGAAAACCAGGACGCCGCCCGCAAGCTGGCCCAGGATCCGGAGGTGGACCTGGTTTTGGTCATTGGCGGCAAAAACTCCGCCAACACCCGGCATCTTTTTGAGATTTGCCAGCGCTTTAAACCCACCTACCTCATCCAAGGTGCGGAAAACTTGCGCCCCGAATGGTTTGACAACGTTCGCTGCGTGGGCATCACCGCCGGTGCTTCCACCCCCGATTACGTGGTGGCGGAAGTGGAGGACGCCATCCGCCAGCTCACGGAAGCGGCTGCCGTCCGCTAG
- the sfsA gene encoding DNA/RNA nuclease SfsA, whose translation MRFEKPLVEGVLLRRYQRFLADVRLNDGQEVVVHVPNSGRLTGVFHPGRRCWLLPTVSGKLRFRLEIVEVGSTLVGVNTLRAMRLAEEALTSNLLLLPGLNRPFSVRREVVPAPGSRLDLQLVDRRGVFWVEVKNITMVEGGEALFPDAVTARGAKHLRLLAELAAGGERTAVVYVVQRTDSLRVRAAAEVDPHYARAAWEAAQAGVVFAAVEVAASLEELRPARPLPVVLQPAG comes from the coding sequence GTGCGCTTTGAAAAGCCTTTGGTGGAAGGCGTCCTCCTGCGAAGGTACCAGCGGTTTTTGGCCGACGTGCGGCTGAACGACGGCCAGGAGGTGGTGGTCCATGTCCCCAACTCCGGCAGGCTCACCGGCGTTTTTCACCCGGGCCGCCGCTGCTGGCTTTTGCCCACGGTTTCGGGGAAGCTGCGGTTTCGCCTGGAGATTGTGGAGGTGGGAAGCACGCTGGTTGGGGTCAACACCCTGCGGGCCATGCGCTTGGCGGAGGAAGCGCTGACCTCCAACCTGCTTTTGCTTCCCGGTCTTAACCGGCCGTTTTCCGTACGGCGAGAGGTGGTCCCCGCCCCTGGGAGCCGGCTGGACCTGCAGCTGGTGGACCGACGCGGTGTTTTCTGGGTGGAGGTCAAAAACATCACCATGGTGGAGGGCGGCGAGGCGCTGTTTCCCGATGCGGTGACGGCCCGCGGGGCCAAGCACCTGCGGCTTTTGGCAGAGCTGGCGGCAGGTGGGGAGCGCACGGCGGTGGTGTACGTGGTGCAGCGAACCGACAGCCTGCGGGTGCGGGCGGCAGCGGAGGTGGATCCCCATTACGCCCGGGCTGCCTGGGAGGCGGCGCAAGCCGGCGTGGTGTTTGCAGCGGTGGAGGTGGCGGCAAGCCTCGAGGAGCTCAGGCCCGCGCGGCCGCTACCGGTGGTGTTGCAGCCTGCGGGCTAG
- the rpmE gene encoding 50S ribosomal protein L31: MKEGIHPPYYEVEVHCACGNTWKTRSTKKELRLEICSACHPLFTGKQKFVDSAGMVERFQRRYGKKQ; the protein is encoded by the coding sequence ATGAAAGAGGGAATTCATCCACCGTACTACGAGGTGGAGGTGCACTGCGCGTGCGGGAACACCTGGAAAACCCGCTCCACCAAAAAGGAGCTGCGGCTGGAAATTTGCTCGGCGTGCCACCCGCTGTTCACCGGCAAGCAGAAGTTCGTGGACTCCGCCGGTATGGTGGAGCGCTTCCAGCGCCGTTACGGCAAGAAGCAGTAA